Proteins from a single region of Undibacterium sp. KW1:
- a CDS encoding ABC transporter ATP-binding protein → MLRMKNLSKVYRTHLIETHALRGFDIHVKEGEFVTVTGPSGSGKTTFLNIAGLLEEFNDGDYLLDGINVKGMNDNARTRLRNEKLGFIFQGFNLIPDLNLFDNVDVPLRYRGFNTAERKERIEDALAQVGLASRMKHYPAELSGGQQQRVAIARALAGSPKLLLADEPTGNLDTQMARSVMELLEEINAKGTTILMVTHDPELAVRAQRNVHIIDGQVSDLVRKVPSLYDAKAEGKTDTSSANEVDSSAVA, encoded by the coding sequence ATGTTACGCATGAAAAACCTCAGCAAAGTTTACCGTACGCACCTGATCGAAACCCATGCCCTGCGCGGCTTTGACATCCATGTCAAGGAGGGCGAATTCGTCACGGTGACCGGACCATCCGGCTCTGGAAAAACCACTTTCCTGAATATTGCCGGTTTACTGGAAGAATTCAATGACGGCGATTATCTGCTCGATGGCATCAATGTCAAAGGCATGAACGACAATGCCCGCACCCGTCTGCGTAATGAAAAACTGGGTTTCATTTTCCAGGGTTTCAACCTGATCCCTGACCTGAACCTGTTCGACAATGTCGATGTACCTTTGCGCTATCGCGGTTTCAATACGGCTGAACGCAAGGAACGCATAGAAGATGCACTGGCACAGGTTGGCCTGGCATCACGCATGAAACATTATCCGGCTGAACTGTCTGGTGGTCAGCAACAGCGTGTGGCGATAGCCCGTGCGCTGGCCGGTTCACCAAAATTGCTGCTGGCCGATGAACCTACCGGTAACCTCGATACACAGATGGCACGCAGCGTCATGGAATTGCTGGAAGAAATCAATGCCAAGGGCACAACCATCCTGATGGTAACGCATGACCCTGAACTGGCCGTACGGGCCCAACGCAATGTGCACATCATTGACGGCCAGGTCAGTGATCTGGTGCGCAAGGTGCCGTCACTTTACGATGCCAAAGCTGAAGGAAAAACCGATACCAGCTCGGCCAATGAAGTCGACAGTTCGGCAGTCGCCTGA
- a CDS encoding ABC transporter permease, with protein MMFRYYFLLGIRSLRRNPALTALMVLTLAVGVAASISTLTILHVMSGDPIPHKSNRLFTPWMDNGPLKGYTPNDKPNDTQMSYRDVLNHLPAKIGERRSAMYGILMAIEPARKDLPAIEPEGAAVTKDFFAMFDTPFLHGQGWTESDDAKAADVVVLGKKLADKLYGNTNPVGQYLTMIGHQFQIVGVLDTWEPSPRFYRNATFGAQEDFFIPLASAIRHEITHAGGMGCTGDTAPGWQGRLDSECTWLSFWFELKSESQRPELQSYLDNYASEQRKLGRYMRQAKNKLFNVMEWLEESKVVGNDNKLSAWLAFGFLLLCLVNTVGLLLAKFSVRASEVGVRRALGASRKEIFNQFLIESSVIGLAGGVAGLLLAFGALALIANQSKQLTVVAHMDWQMLSITFVMSVTAAILAGLFPTWRACQVTPAIQLKSQ; from the coding sequence ATGATGTTCCGTTATTATTTTTTACTCGGCATCCGCAGCCTGCGCCGCAATCCGGCCCTGACTGCGCTGATGGTACTGACGCTGGCAGTTGGCGTTGCTGCCAGCATTTCCACCCTGACGATCTTGCATGTGATGTCGGGTGACCCGATACCACACAAAAGCAACCGGCTGTTCACACCCTGGATGGATAACGGTCCATTGAAAGGCTATACGCCCAATGATAAACCGAATGATACCCAGATGAGTTACCGGGATGTCTTGAATCACCTACCGGCAAAAATTGGGGAAAGACGTTCGGCCATGTACGGCATATTAATGGCCATAGAACCTGCACGCAAAGACTTGCCCGCGATAGAACCGGAAGGTGCAGCCGTGACCAAGGATTTTTTCGCCATGTTTGACACGCCATTTTTGCATGGCCAGGGATGGACTGAAAGCGACGACGCAAAAGCAGCAGATGTTGTTGTACTTGGGAAAAAACTGGCTGATAAACTGTATGGCAATACCAATCCTGTTGGTCAGTACCTGACCATGATAGGTCATCAGTTCCAGATAGTCGGTGTACTCGACACCTGGGAACCAAGTCCGCGCTTTTACCGCAATGCCACTTTTGGTGCGCAGGAAGATTTCTTCATCCCTTTGGCCAGCGCCATCCGGCATGAAATCACCCATGCTGGTGGTATGGGCTGTACTGGTGACACTGCGCCCGGCTGGCAAGGGCGGCTGGATTCTGAATGTACATGGCTGAGCTTCTGGTTTGAATTGAAGTCAGAAAGCCAACGCCCTGAACTGCAAAGCTATCTCGACAATTATGCATCCGAGCAGCGCAAGCTTGGGCGTTACATGCGCCAGGCAAAAAACAAACTGTTTAATGTCATGGAATGGCTGGAAGAATCCAAAGTGGTCGGCAACGATAACAAACTGTCTGCCTGGCTGGCATTTGGCTTCCTGTTGCTGTGTCTGGTGAATACCGTGGGTCTGTTACTGGCGAAATTTTCTGTGCGGGCATCGGAAGTCGGCGTACGGCGTGCACTGGGCGCATCCCGTAAAGAGATCTTCAATCAATTTCTCATCGAGAGCAGTGTCATCGGCCTGGCTGGTGGTGTTGCAGGGCTGTTGCTGGCATTTGGTGCACTTGCCCTGATCGCCAACCAATCGAAACAGTTGACTGTCGTAGCACACATGGACTGGCAAATGCTGAGCATTACCTTTGTGATGTCAGTCACCGCAGCCATATTGGCGGGATTGTTCCCGACCTGGCGTGCATGCCAGGTGACGCCTGCCATACAACTCAAATCACAATGA
- a CDS encoding ABC transporter permease — MKLNLEIRPILSALLRSKTGAILVALQVAISLAILTNAVYIVQLRMEVVARPSGLTEENDLFSINISNRKVADHAEQIATQKQEEATIRGVSGVQGVTRVSQTPLSWSGSTTGVSLDRKQAATSANVSMYIASESVMKLWGLKLADGRDFNQGEFREIDTSTSKEFPNVVIITKALAEKLFPGQASVVGKTIYFGTGDDANESRIIGVLERLQTHAAQIGEKGEISVVLPIRMSNDPYSKYSVRAEPGQRERVMKDVEMALRKASATPIIINMRSLQEDRSRRYRADNGLAWMLIAVCVLLLLVTASGIVGISSLWVTQRRKHIGVRRALGARKIDVLRYFVTENFMITTFGIACGLALAIGLNQLLVSKLELTKLPAAYLLGGSVIFWILGIIAVVGPAARAASISPATATRST; from the coding sequence ATGAAACTTAATCTAGAAATTCGCCCCATTTTATCTGCGCTGCTGCGCAGCAAGACTGGTGCCATCCTGGTGGCCCTCCAGGTTGCCATCAGCCTGGCAATTTTAACCAACGCCGTCTATATTGTTCAATTGCGCATGGAAGTGGTAGCACGCCCCAGTGGATTAACAGAAGAAAATGACCTGTTTTCCATCAATATCAGCAACCGCAAAGTCGCCGATCATGCCGAGCAGATCGCCACGCAAAAACAAGAAGAAGCAACCATACGAGGGGTCTCTGGTGTACAGGGCGTGACAAGGGTCAGCCAGACACCATTATCCTGGTCCGGCAGTACCACTGGTGTTTCGCTGGACAGGAAGCAGGCTGCCACCAGTGCCAACGTATCGATGTATATCGCATCGGAATCCGTGATGAAACTCTGGGGCCTGAAGCTGGCCGACGGGCGTGACTTCAATCAGGGTGAATTCCGCGAAATTGACACCAGTACCAGCAAGGAATTTCCCAATGTCGTCATCATTACCAAGGCACTCGCAGAAAAACTTTTCCCAGGTCAGGCCAGTGTCGTTGGCAAAACCATTTATTTTGGCACGGGCGACGATGCGAACGAGAGCAGGATCATCGGTGTGCTTGAGCGTTTGCAAACCCATGCTGCCCAGATTGGCGAAAAAGGTGAAATCTCGGTGGTCTTGCCCATACGCATGTCAAATGACCCCTACTCCAAGTATTCGGTACGCGCCGAACCCGGCCAGCGTGAACGTGTCATGAAGGATGTTGAGATGGCATTGAGAAAAGCATCTGCGACACCTATCATCATCAATATGCGCAGTTTGCAGGAAGACAGGTCCAGACGCTACCGCGCTGACAATGGCCTGGCCTGGATGCTGATCGCCGTTTGCGTCTTGCTCTTATTGGTAACGGCCAGCGGCATCGTCGGCATTTCCAGCCTGTGGGTGACGCAACGGCGCAAGCATATCGGTGTGCGCCGTGCACTGGGTGCGCGCAAGATAGACGTGTTGCGTTATTTCGTCACTGAGAACTTCATGATCACCACTTTTGGTATCGCCTGCGGCCTTGCCCTGGCCATAGGTCTCAACCAGTTATTGGTCAGCAAGCTGGAGCTGACCAAATTGCCTGCAGCTTATTTGCTGGGAGGCAGTGTAATTTTCTGGATACTTGGTATCATCGCGGTGGTGGGACCGGCGGCCCGTGCTGCGTCGATTTCACCGGCCACTGCTACCCGCAGTACCTGA
- a CDS encoding sigma-54 dependent transcriptional regulator, translated as MPTVLIIDDNATVAVALEVLFSLHDIDAVCATSPEQGLAMLEHQAIDLVIQDMNFTADTTSGDEGRALFTEIRKRYPDLPVILLTAWTHLDAAVELIRSGAADYLGKPWNDQKLLTTVRNLIELGQSNRALQQRLQRERKQKRELEQKFNLCNLVWNDAATERVLGMACQVARADVPVLITGPNGAGKERIAEIIQANSSVKDGPFVVLNCGALPAELIEAELFGAEAGAYTGASKAREGKFEAADGGTLFLDEIGNLPLAGQMKLLRVLETGRFERLGSNKERQVKVRVLSATNADLPAMIKAGSFRQDLLYRLNVIELHLPTLAERTGDILPLAEYFLSNGKTLHPSTASALMQYAWPGNVRELKNVMQRACLLAAKTEIMPTDLGLPLANSWVNEQEPDKEAIERALQKAHGVVAQAAAELGLSRQALYRRMDRLGISRSA; from the coding sequence ATGCCTACCGTATTAATTATTGATGACAATGCCACCGTTGCGGTGGCACTGGAAGTGCTGTTTTCCCTGCATGATATTGATGCGGTCTGTGCCACTTCGCCAGAACAGGGCCTGGCGATGCTGGAGCATCAGGCGATAGACCTGGTGATACAGGACATGAACTTCACCGCAGACACCACCTCTGGTGATGAAGGTCGCGCCCTGTTCACTGAAATACGCAAGCGCTACCCTGACCTGCCCGTGATCTTGCTGACAGCCTGGACACATCTGGATGCGGCGGTAGAACTGATCAGGTCAGGCGCTGCCGATTACCTCGGCAAACCCTGGAATGACCAGAAACTATTGACCACAGTCAGGAATCTGATAGAACTCGGGCAAAGCAACCGCGCCCTGCAACAAAGACTGCAACGCGAACGCAAGCAAAAACGTGAGCTGGAGCAAAAATTCAATCTCTGCAATCTGGTCTGGAATGATGCTGCGACCGAACGGGTACTGGGCATGGCTTGCCAGGTCGCCCGCGCCGATGTGCCGGTGCTGATCACCGGGCCAAATGGTGCAGGCAAGGAAAGAATCGCTGAAATCATACAGGCCAATTCCAGCGTCAAGGATGGCCCTTTTGTCGTCCTCAATTGTGGTGCCTTGCCAGCCGAACTTATAGAAGCCGAACTGTTTGGTGCCGAAGCTGGTGCCTACACCGGGGCCAGCAAGGCGCGCGAAGGCAAGTTTGAAGCAGCCGATGGCGGCACCCTGTTCCTCGATGAAATTGGTAACCTGCCACTCGCCGGGCAAATGAAATTATTGCGGGTGCTGGAAACCGGGCGCTTTGAAAGACTGGGCTCAAACAAGGAAAGACAGGTCAAGGTACGCGTCTTGAGCGCCACCAACGCTGATTTGCCAGCCATGATCAAGGCAGGCAGCTTCCGCCAGGATTTGCTGTATCGCCTGAACGTCATCGAATTGCATTTGCCTACACTGGCAGAACGCACTGGCGACATCTTGCCGTTGGCAGAATACTTCCTCAGCAATGGCAAGACCCTGCATCCCAGCACGGCATCGGCACTGATGCAATATGCCTGGCCGGGCAATGTCAGGGAACTTAAAAATGTCATGCAGCGTGCCTGCCTGCTGGCCGCCAAAACTGAAATCATGCCCACTGATCTTGGCCTGCCTTTGGCTAATAGCTGGGTCAATGAGCAGGAGCCCGACAAAGAGGCGATAGAACGCGCCCTGCAAAAAGCCCATGGTGTGGTGGCGCAAGCCGCTGCCGAACTGGGTTTGAGCCGCCAGGCCTTATACCGGCGTATGGACAGGCTGGGCATCAGTCGTAGCGCATGA
- a CDS encoding PAS domain-containing sensor histidine kinase — protein sequence MTEQTPSANGTNKKPLFSMLTRLSLLIIAILLLAVAVSMLMLHLLPEQVWLAAGLSLLIILPLGVGIVRSQLQAMIRLFHTLAGTVISYQDNDFSIGVHWPLQDELGELVDAHNALGDVLRKQRLNLVQRELLLDTMVQNTPVAMMLVADHGPIVFANIAARQLLNQGRKLEGFSFNEVMTQVSASLREAILRGGDGLFTVAAKDAEEEEEVYHLARRHFSLNGRHHELFLLRHLTVELRRQEVQTWKKVIRVISHELNNSLAPIASLANSAAVLVSRGQTERLPGILLTIEERTRHLESFIDGYARFAKLPTPRLESTHWDNFIAGLKSQVIFTVTDSLPEEPVNLDRAQMEHALLNLLKNAHESGSREDEVFLNIRNLQGIIRIEVMDRGSGMTDTVMSNALIPFYSTKRSGTGLGLALVREIIEAHGGRISLQNREGGGLNVSLFLPVSP from the coding sequence ATGACAGAGCAAACGCCATCAGCCAACGGCACCAATAAAAAGCCGCTGTTTTCCATGCTCACGCGACTGAGCCTGTTGATCATCGCGATTTTATTGCTGGCAGTTGCAGTCAGCATGCTGATGCTGCATTTATTGCCAGAACAGGTCTGGCTGGCTGCCGGACTCAGTTTGCTGATTATCTTGCCCTTGGGTGTGGGCATAGTACGCAGCCAGTTGCAAGCCATGATACGTTTATTCCATACCCTTGCCGGTACCGTCATCAGCTACCAGGACAATGATTTTTCCATAGGTGTACACTGGCCCTTGCAAGACGAGTTGGGTGAACTGGTAGATGCCCACAATGCCTTGGGCGATGTCTTGCGCAAGCAAAGATTGAATCTGGTACAGCGTGAATTGCTGCTTGATACCATGGTGCAGAACACGCCAGTGGCGATGATGCTGGTGGCTGACCACGGCCCCATTGTCTTCGCCAATATCGCGGCCAGGCAATTGCTGAACCAGGGACGCAAACTCGAAGGTTTCAGTTTTAATGAAGTGATGACACAAGTCTCGGCCTCATTGCGGGAGGCCATACTGCGCGGTGGCGATGGCTTGTTCACAGTAGCAGCCAAAGATGCAGAAGAAGAGGAAGAGGTATATCACCTGGCGCGCCGCCACTTCAGCCTGAATGGCCGTCATCATGAATTATTTTTGCTGCGCCACCTGACGGTGGAATTGCGCCGCCAGGAAGTGCAGACCTGGAAAAAAGTCATACGTGTGATCAGTCATGAACTCAATAACTCACTGGCACCGATAGCCTCGCTGGCGAATTCTGCTGCGGTACTGGTAAGCCGTGGCCAAACCGAGCGCCTGCCCGGTATTTTGCTCACGATAGAAGAACGCACCCGCCATCTGGAAAGTTTTATCGATGGTTATGCACGCTTCGCCAAGCTGCCGACACCGAGGCTGGAGAGTACCCACTGGGATAACTTTATCGCAGGCCTGAAGTCACAGGTCATCTTCACCGTGACTGACAGCTTGCCTGAAGAACCTGTCAACCTCGACAGGGCACAAATGGAACATGCGCTGCTGAACCTGTTGAAGAATGCCCATGAGTCTGGCTCACGGGAAGATGAAGTATTTCTAAACATACGCAACTTGCAAGGCATCATACGCATAGAAGTCATGGACAGGGGTAGCGGCATGACAGATACGGTGATGTCGAATGCCCTGATCCCCTTTTACTCCACCAAACGCAGTGGCACAGGCCTGGGCCTGGCACTGGTGCGTGAAATCATAGAAGCACATGGCGGCAGGATCAGCCTGCAAAACCGTGAAGGCGGCGGCCTGAACGTCAGCCTGTTCCTGCCTGTATCACCCTAA
- a CDS encoding ATP-binding protein, producing MPKLSMLKLGRLFWKFFFFIWLAQLTAIAGISVTFWIKRSNEDMARAAVMAVQPDKPQHEDRRGPGSGSGSEFKHGPGPDFRDAARPGGPPGEPGRVPMGMRKPPHDGGDSRAFIPMTVALFASLLFAALMAWYMSKPIRRLSEAFHELTNGRLQTRIGDSMGKRKDELTDLGRDFDRMAEQLTGSLQNQRRLLHDVSHELRSPLARLQAAIGLARQQPDKAEEYMVRMDREAVRMDKLVGEILTLSRLEAGAHAGQDLIHMDELFADLTDNAHFEAKTAGKAFKTEYSVDAISKVCVLGRYELLHRAMENVLRNAIRHTRPDTAVTLHAEVLGRQLHVSILDEGEGVPEAELQSIFQPFYRSVLAEQSSEGYGLGLAITQRVIQAHGGSITASNRRAAGLCMLIVLPIAFA from the coding sequence ATGCCTAAACTCAGTATGCTGAAACTCGGTCGCTTGTTCTGGAAATTCTTTTTCTTCATCTGGCTGGCCCAATTGACGGCCATCGCCGGTATCAGTGTGACCTTCTGGATCAAACGCAGCAACGAAGACATGGCCAGGGCTGCGGTAATGGCTGTGCAGCCCGACAAACCCCAGCATGAAGACAGGCGCGGCCCCGGCTCAGGTTCTGGTTCTGAATTCAAACATGGTCCCGGTCCGGATTTTCGTGATGCAGCCAGGCCCGGTGGTCCGCCTGGTGAGCCTGGGCGGGTGCCTATGGGTATGCGCAAGCCACCGCATGATGGCGGCGATTCGCGAGCCTTCATTCCCATGACGGTTGCCCTGTTTGCCAGCCTGCTGTTTGCGGCTCTGATGGCCTGGTATATGTCCAAGCCTATACGCAGGCTCAGCGAGGCTTTTCATGAACTGACAAATGGCAGGCTACAGACGCGCATAGGGGACAGCATGGGCAAGCGCAAGGATGAACTGACTGATCTGGGCCGCGACTTTGACCGCATGGCCGAGCAGTTGACAGGTTCACTGCAAAACCAGCGCCGTCTCTTACATGATGTATCACATGAACTGCGTTCACCACTGGCACGTTTGCAGGCAGCGATAGGCCTGGCGCGCCAGCAGCCGGACAAGGCAGAAGAATACATGGTGCGCATGGACAGGGAAGCCGTGCGCATGGATAAACTGGTCGGTGAAATCCTGACACTGTCGCGTCTCGAAGCAGGTGCCCATGCAGGGCAAGACCTGATACACATGGATGAATTATTCGCTGACTTGACTGACAATGCCCACTTTGAAGCGAAGACCGCAGGCAAGGCGTTCAAGACTGAATATTCTGTCGATGCCATCAGCAAGGTGTGCGTACTGGGGCGCTATGAATTGCTGCACCGGGCGATGGAAAATGTCTTGCGCAATGCGATACGGCATACCCGTCCCGATACTGCCGTGACCCTTCACGCAGAAGTACTGGGCAGGCAATTACATGTATCCATCCTGGATGAAGGCGAAGGCGTGCCGGAAGCTGAATTGCAGAGCATCTTCCAGCCTTTCTACCGTAGTGTGCTGGCAGAACAAAGCAGTGAAGGCTATGGCCTGGGGCTGGCGATTACCCAGCGCGTGATACAGGCGCATGGCGGCAGCATTACTGCCAGCAACCGCCGTGCCGCCGGGTTGTGCATGTTGATCGTTTTACCAATCGCATTTGCTTAG
- a CDS encoding response regulator, protein MTKVLLADDDVELIGMLKEYLEREGFAITTVHDGEQAVAEALSGQHAIAVLDVMMPRMNGIEALRRIREHSRMPVLMLTARGDDVDRIIGLELGADDYVPKPCTPRELLARLRAILRRTESGMNADQDRLCLVVGALQIWPGQRRAEWNNKMLDLTSTEFTLLELLARNAGQTVSKNELSEQGLGRPLARFDRNIDVHLSSIRQKISAFADGRTVIQTVYRQGYMLTRE, encoded by the coding sequence ATGACCAAGGTATTGCTCGCAGACGATGACGTCGAACTGATAGGCATGCTCAAGGAATATCTTGAGCGTGAGGGTTTTGCCATTACTACCGTACATGATGGCGAACAAGCCGTAGCAGAGGCTTTGTCTGGCCAGCATGCGATAGCAGTGCTGGATGTCATGATGCCGCGCATGAATGGCATCGAAGCCCTGCGCCGCATCCGCGAGCACAGCCGCATGCCGGTGCTGATGCTGACGGCGCGTGGCGATGATGTCGATCGCATCATCGGTCTTGAACTGGGGGCCGATGATTATGTGCCCAAACCATGTACCCCACGCGAATTGCTGGCCAGGCTCAGGGCCATCCTGCGCCGTACCGAGAGTGGCATGAATGCCGACCAGGACAGACTATGCCTGGTCGTGGGTGCACTGCAGATATGGCCGGGCCAGCGCCGCGCAGAATGGAATAATAAAATGCTGGACCTGACCAGCACTGAATTCACTTTGCTGGAGTTGTTGGCAAGAAATGCCGGACAAACTGTCAGCAAGAATGAATTGTCCGAGCAGGGTCTGGGCCGCCCACTGGCCAGATTCGACAGGAATATCGATGTCCACCTCAGCAGTATACGACAAAAGATCAGCGCCTTTGCCGATGGCCGTACTGTCATACAGACGGTATATCGCCAGGGTTATATGCTGACGCGCGAGTAA
- a CDS encoding intradiol ring-cleavage dioxygenase, with amino-acid sequence MEKHGNQLETDLHTLMQSSASRRQMLRWISAGGAATLLGCGGGSDASTSTTTSSTTSTTGTTTGTSTGTTGSTTSSCSIIPEETAGPYPGDGSNSNGVSIANALALSGIVRSDIRSSIAGASGVAAGVPLTIKLQLVNTKTSCASLAGYAIYLWHCDRDGNYSMYSSGVTAENYLRGVQETDSNGSVSFTTIFPGCYSGRIPHVHFEVYPSVSKISSSNNKVKTSQFTFPMATLNEAYQATGYTSSVRNLSQITYATDNVFSDGTSLQMVSVTGNATQGYVVTLTVGISV; translated from the coding sequence ATGGAAAAGCATGGCAATCAACTGGAAACTGATCTTCATACCCTGATGCAGTCATCTGCCTCACGCAGGCAGATGCTGCGCTGGATATCGGCGGGTGGCGCTGCGACCTTGTTAGGCTGTGGTGGTGGCAGTGACGCCTCCACCTCAACAACGACTTCATCAACGACAAGCACCACAGGTACAACTACAGGCACAAGCACAGGAACAACAGGCAGCACGACTTCCTCCTGCAGCATCATCCCGGAAGAAACTGCCGGACCTTATCCCGGTGACGGCAGTAACAGCAATGGTGTCAGTATTGCCAATGCGCTGGCGCTGTCCGGCATAGTGCGCAGTGATATACGTTCCAGTATTGCCGGTGCCAGCGGTGTGGCGGCAGGTGTGCCCCTGACCATCAAGCTGCAACTCGTGAATACCAAAACCAGTTGCGCTTCGCTGGCGGGTTATGCGATCTACCTGTGGCATTGTGACAGGGATGGCAATTATTCCATGTATTCATCCGGGGTCACCGCAGAGAACTACCTGCGCGGCGTGCAGGAGACGGACAGCAATGGCAGTGTCAGTTTCACCACGATCTTCCCTGGCTGCTATTCAGGACGTATCCCGCACGTGCATTTCGAGGTCTATCCCAGTGTGAGCAAGATCAGCAGTTCCAATAACAAGGTCAAGACTTCGCAATTCACCTTCCCCATGGCGACGCTGAATGAAGCCTACCAGGCCACAGGTTACACCTCCAGCGTACGCAACCTGTCGCAGATCACATATGCAACTGACAATGTCTTCAGCGATGGCACCAGCCTGCAAATGGTCAGCGTGACTGGCAATGCCACACAGGGCTATGTCGTGACTCTGACCGTGGGTATATCCGTATAA
- a CDS encoding ABC-F family ATP-binding cassette domain-containing protein — protein sequence MTTLLSAQALQLDTSHGVLFENLNFTLQVGQRIGLIGHNGSGKSTLLSLLAGQRHAHSGSIQMARLCRLQYVEQHLPPALHALSLYDAMLDAINDQPELHWRVDSLLQELGIDARTAGVAVQSLSGGQHTRLLLGRALLRDPNLLLLDEPSNHLDLPSLLWLEEFLLNWKGAFVLVSHDQRLLNRVTRQSWILRDRQITCFDQPCSEALQSLALADEAAQARRDAEQSEIDRLAASSKRLAIWGSVYDNEKLARKAKTMQKRADRLKEEQTTVTEGQPWTLQLHGKASPANHLLQLDKLTVRAAPGLPALFKLEQFGVRPGDKIALLGANGTGKSSLLRQCWQAIQSGQEPTQASEHISWHATAQIGYYDQSLQQLNSDASLPDALYPFVAGSDTARTELARKQALISAGFPYHRHQQKVASLSGGERARLLFLALSLASYHLLFLDEPTNHLDMQGKQELTEALAGFAGGFLLVSHDRDLIEQSCQEFWVVQDGRLERWLDAESAYECLRQKQPASETGRAMSAAPDTVHSKAGETALSDTELALQRLCELEELLHADLARRPKHQKPQQQASWRQEMADLNQFLGLN from the coding sequence ATGACTACCTTATTATCTGCACAAGCATTACAACTCGACACCAGCCACGGTGTCTTATTCGAAAACCTTAACTTCACCCTACAAGTCGGTCAACGCATAGGCTTGATAGGTCACAACGGCAGTGGCAAATCGACCTTGCTTTCCCTGCTGGCAGGACAACGCCACGCCCATAGCGGCAGCATACAGATGGCACGCCTGTGCCGCCTGCAATATGTAGAACAACACCTGCCACCTGCGCTGCATGCGCTGAGCCTGTACGATGCGATGCTGGATGCCATCAATGACCAACCAGAATTGCACTGGCGTGTCGATAGCCTCTTGCAGGAACTCGGCATCGATGCACGCACTGCCGGGGTAGCCGTACAATCCCTGTCCGGTGGCCAGCATACCCGCCTGCTATTGGGCCGGGCCTTATTACGCGACCCCAATCTCTTGCTGCTGGACGAGCCCAGCAATCATCTCGACTTGCCATCGCTGTTATGGCTGGAAGAATTTTTGCTGAACTGGAAAGGCGCATTTGTGCTGGTGTCACATGACCAGCGCCTGCTGAACCGTGTGACACGACAAAGCTGGATCTTGCGTGACCGGCAAATCACCTGCTTTGACCAACCCTGCTCTGAAGCCCTGCAATCCCTGGCTTTGGCGGATGAAGCCGCACAGGCAAGACGTGATGCCGAGCAATCCGAAATTGACAGGCTGGCAGCCAGTAGCAAGCGTCTGGCCATCTGGGGTAGTGTGTATGACAATGAAAAACTGGCACGCAAAGCCAAGACTATGCAAAAGCGGGCAGACCGGCTGAAGGAAGAACAAACCACAGTCACCGAAGGCCAGCCCTGGACTTTGCAATTGCATGGCAAGGCATCGCCCGCCAATCACTTACTGCAACTTGATAAGCTGACAGTCAGGGCAGCGCCTGGTTTGCCAGCGCTGTTCAAACTGGAGCAATTCGGTGTACGGCCGGGTGACAAGATCGCCTTGCTGGGCGCGAATGGCACGGGTAAGTCTTCGCTGCTCAGGCAGTGCTGGCAAGCGATACAGTCAGGCCAGGAGCCAACACAGGCCAGCGAACACATCAGTTGGCATGCGACAGCGCAGATCGGTTATTACGACCAGTCTTTGCAACAACTGAACAGCGATGCCAGCCTGCCTGATGCGCTGTATCCCTTTGTCGCTGGCTCTGATACTGCCAGGACAGAACTGGCACGCAAGCAGGCGCTGATCTCAGCAGGCTTTCCTTATCACCGACATCAGCAAAAAGTGGCATCGCTGAGTGGTGGTGAACGGGCACGTCTGTTGTTTTTGGCACTCTCGCTGGCAAGCTACCATTTACTGTTTCTTGATGAACCGACCAATCATCTGGACATGCAGGGCAAACAGGAATTAACTGAAGCACTGGCAGGATTTGCCGGTGGCTTTTTGCTGGTATCGCATGACCGGGATTTGATAGAGCAAAGCTGCCAGGAATTCTGGGTAGTACAGGATGGTCGCCTGGAAAGATGGCTGGATGCAGAAAGTGCCTATGAATGTCTGCGGCAAAAACAGCCAGCATCTGAAACGGGGCGGGCAATGTCCGCGGCACCTGACACAGTGCATAGCAAAGCTGGCGAGACAGCGCTCAGTGATACGGAGCTGGCTTTGCAAAGACTATGTGAACTGGAGGAATTATTGCATGCTGATCTGGCACGCAGACCCAAGCACCAGAAGCCGCAACAGCAGGCAAGCTGGCGTCAGGAAATGGCAGATTTAAATCAGTTTCTTGGTCTGAATTAA